The Caloenas nicobarica isolate bCalNic1 chromosome Z, bCalNic1.hap1, whole genome shotgun sequence genome has a segment encoding these proteins:
- the MFSD14B gene encoding hippocampus abundant transcript-like protein 1 encodes MRPEPEPPPAPAREEEEEEEEEEEAAAVAPPREGGGARRGGCIMLVKRVGAKAGGGGAQQSTGRPSVYHAVVVIFLEFFAWGLLTTPMLTVLHETFSHHTFLMNGLIQGVKGFLSFLSAPLIGALSDAWGRKYFLLLTVFFTCAPIPLMRISPWWYFAMISVSGIFSVTFSVIFAYVADVTQEHERTTAYGLVSATFAASLVTSPAIGAYLSASYGDNQVVLVATLVAVVDICFILLAVPESLPEKMRPASWGASISWEQADPFASLKKVRKDSTVLPICITVFLSYLPEAGQYSSFFLYLRQIIGFGSATIAAFIAVIGILSIMAQTVFLSVLMRSIGNKNTVLLGLGFQIFQLAWYGFGSQPWMMWAAGAVAAMSSITFPAISALVSRNAESDQQGVVQGIITGIRGLCNGLGPALYGFIFFLFHVELNELPPDQTSEKKAMQDPSDERAIIPGPPFLVGACIVLLAFLVALFIPEHSKASSTRKHSSSISSALSSNLDRSSEEDIEPLLQDSSV; translated from the exons ATGAGGCCCGAGCCGgagccgccgccagccccggctcgggaggaagaagaagaagaagaagaggaggaggaggcggcggcggtggcACCACCGAGGGAGGGCGGCGGCGCCAGGCGGGGCGGCTGCATCATGCTGGTGAAGAGGGTCGGCGCCaaggcgggcggcggcggcgcg caaCAAAGTACTGGTCGGCCAAGCGTATACCATGCGGTGGTGGTCATATTCCTAGAATTCTTTGCCTGGGGGCTCTTGACAACTCCAATGCTAACG GTCTTACATGAAACATTCTCCCAtcatacatttttaatgaatgGTCTTATCCAAGGTGTTaag ggttttttgtcctttctcAGTGCTCCGCTAATTGGTGCTCTATCAGATGCatggggaagaaaatatttccttcttcttacAGTCTTCTTCACTTGTGCACCAATTCCATTAATGAGAATAAGTCCGTG GTGGTACTTCGCTATGATTTCAGTATCTGGAATCTTTTCTGTTAccttttctgtaatatttgccTATGTAGCTGATGTAACACAAGAACATGAAAGAACTACAGCCTATGGACTG GTATCAGCCACCTTTGCAGCAAGTTTGGTAACTAGTCCTGCCATTGGAGCATACCTGTCTGCCAGCTATGGAGATAACCAGGTTGTACTAGTGGCCACGTTGGTGGCTGTTGTGGACATCTGCTTCATCCTGCTAGCTGTGCCAGAATCTCTGCCAGAAAAAATGAGACCTGCTTCGTGGGGAGCTTCTATATCGTGGGAACAAGCAGACCCTTTTGCA TCTCTGAAAAAAGTTAGAAAAGATTCTACGGTTCTGCCAATCTGCATAACAGTGTTTCTCTCCTATCTGCCTGAGGCTGGCCAGTATTCTAGCTTTTTTCTGTACTTGCGACAG aTTATAGGTTTTGGATCCGCTACCATTGCAGCGTTTATAGCTGTGATAGGCATCCTGTCTATAATGGCTCAG ACTGTGTTTCTCAGTGTCTTGATGAGGTCGATAGGCAACAAAAATACAGTTCTCCTTGGCCTTGGCTTTCAAATCTTTCAGCTGGCTTGGTATGGTTTTGGATCTCAGCCTTG GATGAtgtgggcagcaggagctgtagCAGCAATGTCAAGCATTACGTTCCCAGCAATCAGTGCTCTGGTTTCACGAAATGCTGAGTCAGATCAACAAG gTGTTGTCCAAGGAATAATAACTGGAATCAGAGGTCTGTGCAATGGCCTGGGACCGGCACTGTatggctttattttctttctgtttcatgtGGAGCTCAATGAATTGCCACCTGAtcagacttctgaaaaaaaagcaatgcaagaTCCCAGTGATGAG AGAGCAATCATTCCTGGTCCACCCTTCCTGGTTGGAGCATGCATTGTTCTTCTGGCTTTTCTAGTTGCCTTATTTATTCCTGAGCACAGCAAAGCCAGCAGTaccagaaaacacagcagcagcatcagcagcgCTCTGAGTAGCAACCTCGACCGAAGTAGTGAAGAGGACATTGAACCATTGCTGCAAGATAGCAGTGTGTGA